A genomic window from Vitis riparia cultivar Riparia Gloire de Montpellier isolate 1030 chromosome 16, EGFV_Vit.rip_1.0, whole genome shotgun sequence includes:
- the LOC117934193 gene encoding interactor of constitutive active ROPs 4-like, with protein MPRTRGSEMPQRQSPRGSLQLRTSSSDSDPLHHRPITDRSPKVGDRRSPRGAQSDSVNQKKLGTRIADLESQLGQALEELKNLKFQLASAEAAKKEAQEELEKKANMPITHDAMEIQEKHSPTEAYKSNKIDSSHPDEAPDDNQQETDVFEVPVEKVAVEAKVDLSQLSDQEDKRSKPTDISTEPPAILEPEKVSFEELAMKNDEINLLKAKLEEKEKELEGSCQEIEGLKKQLNEAASEIVLVQTKEEEMALRLSQLGEDLKANKANEAHLKEKLEAVEGVKEALEAEMKKLRVQTEQWRKAADAAAAVLAGGVEMNGRRISERCGSMDKHFGGVFESSAGGYAGFVGSPVLADDFDDGFGSGKRKGSGIKMFGDLWKRKSQK; from the exons ATGCCGAGGACAAG GGGATCAGAAATGCCTCAAAGGCAGTCTCCCCGAGGGTCACTTCAGCTTCGAACATCAAGCTCTGATTCCGATCCTCTACATCATCGTCCTATTACCGATCGGAGCCCCAAGGTAGGAGACCGTCGATCCCCAAGAGGTGCTCAATCTGATTCCGTAAATCAGAAGAAACTCGGTACCCGCATTGCAGATTTAGAATCTCAACTTGGGCAAGCTCTAGAAGAGCTAAAGAACCTGAAATTTCAGTTAGCTTCTGCTGAAGCAGCAAAGAAAGAAGCTCAAGAAGAATTGGAGAAGAAAGCTAACATGCCAATCACTCATGATGCTATGGAAATCCAAGAGAAACATTCTCCAACAGAAGCttacaaatcaaacaaaatagaCAGCAGTCATCCCGATGAAGCTCCAGATGACAACCAGCAGGAAACTGATGTCTTTGAAGTTCCAGTGGAAAAAGTGGCAGTTGAGGCCAAGGTTGATCTCAGTCAACTTTCTGATCAAGAGGATAAAAGATCCAAACCAACTGACATCTCAACTGAGCCACCAGCAATTCTGGAACCAGAGAAAGTGTCATTTGAAGAGTTGGCTATGAAGAACGATGAGATTAATTTACTGAAAGCAAAGttagaggaaaaggaaaaggaattaGAGGGGTCTTGTCAAGAAATTGAGGGCCTGAAAAAGCAGTTAAATGAAGCAGCATCAGAGATTGTGTTGGTCCAAACAAAGGAGGAAGAGATGGCTCTGAGGCTGAGCCAACTGGGAGAAGACCTGAAAGCAAATAAAGCAAATGAAGCTCATTTGAAGGAGAAATTGGAAGCTGTGGAAGGAGTGAAGGAGGCATTGGAAGCAGAGATGAAAAAACTGAGAGTGCAAACTGAGCAATGGAGGAAAGCAGCAGATGCTGCAGCAGCTGTTTTGGCTGGGGGAGTGGAGATGAATGGCAGAAGGATTTCAGAGAGGTGTGGGTCAATGGATAAACACTTTGGCGGGGTATTTGAGTCATCTGCAGGTGGGTATGCTGGTTTTGTGGGGTCACCTGTTCTGGctgatgattttgatgatggTTTTGGAAGTGGAAAGAGGAAGGGTTCTGGCATTAAAATGTTTGGGGACTTGTGGAAAAGGAAGAGCCAGAAATAA